A portion of the Pleuronectes platessa chromosome 15, fPlePla1.1, whole genome shotgun sequence genome contains these proteins:
- the ptrh2 gene encoding peptidyl-tRNA hydrolase 2, mitochondrial, translating to MDLLCGPLGLGVVAGLGCGLLLGWHLRGRFAPVSKSLMEAMGNGEASVMGEGGEFKMVLVVRNDLKMGKGKVAAQCSHAAVSAYKQVQRRNPELLKQWEYCGQPKVVLKAPDEDTLIDLLGRAKELGLPISLIQDAGRTQIAPGSRTVLGIGPGPADLIDSVSGELKLY from the coding sequence ATGGATTTGTTGTGTGGTCCGTTGGGTTTGGGCGTGGTGGCGGGACTGGGATGCGGGCTCCTTCTCGGTTGGCACCTTCGAGGACGCTTCGCCCCAGTGTCCAAGAGCCTGATGGAGGCGATGGGGAACGGCGAGGCGAGTGTGATGGGAGAAGGAGGCGAGTTCAAGATGGTCCTGGTGGTCCGGAATGACCTGAAGATGGGCAAGGGGAAGGTCGCCGCCCAATGCTCCCACGCTGCCGTGTCGGCGTACAAGCAGGTCCAGCGCAGGAACCCCGAGCTTCTCAAACAGTGGGAGTACTGCGGCCAGCCCAAGGTGGTGCTGAAGGCCCCCGATGAGGACACCCTGATCGATCTGCTGGGTCGCGCCAAAGAATTGGGGCTCCCTATCAGCCTGATCCAGGACGCAGGACGGACACAAATTGCACCAGGGTCCCGCACTGTGCTGGGTATCGGCCCCGGCCCGGCAGATCTGATTGATAGTGTCAGTGGAGAGTTGAAGCTCTACTAG
- the cltca gene encoding clathrin, heavy chain a (Hc): MAQILPIRFQEHLQLQNLGINPANIGFSTLTMESDKFICVREKVGEQSQVVIIDMADPNTPIRRPISADSAIMNPASKVIALKASKTLQIFNIEMKSKMKAHTMTDDVTFWKWISLNTVALVTDTAVYHWSMEGDSQPVKVFDRHSSLAGCQIINYRTDAKQKWLLLIGISAQQNRVVGAMQLYSVDRKVSQPIEGHAASFAQFKMEGNSEESTLFCFAVRGQAGGKLHIIEVGTPPTANQPFPKKAVDVFFPPEAQNDFPVAMQISSKQDVVFLITKYGYIHLYDLETGTCIYMNRISGETIFVTAPHEATSGIIGVNRKGQVLSVCVEEENIIPYITNVLQNPDLALRLAVRNNLAGAEELFARKFNNLFAAANFSEAAKVAANAPKGILRTPDTIRRFQSVPTQPGQTSPLLQYFGILLDQGQLNKFESLELCRPVLQQGRKQLLEKWLKEDKLECSEELGDLVKAVDPTLALSVYLRANVPNKVIQCFAETGQFPKIVLYAKKVGYTPDWIFLLRNVMRINPEQGLQFAQMLVQDEEPLADITQIVDVFMEYNLIQQCTSFLLDALKNNRPSEGPLQTRLLEMNLMHAPQVADAILGNQMFTNYDRPHIAQLCEKAGLLQRALEHYTDLYDIKRAVVHTHLLNPEWLVNFFGSLSVEDSLECLRAMLSANIRQNLQICVQVASKYHEQLSTQSLTELFESFKSFEGLFYFLGSIVNFSQDPEVHFKYIQAACKTGQIKEVERICRESNCYDPERVKNFLKEAKLTDQLPLIIVCDRFDFVHDLVLYLYRNNLQKYIEIYVQKVNPSRLPVVVGGLLDVDCSEDVIKSLILVVRGQFSTDELVAEVEKRNRLKLLLPWLESRIHEGCEEPATHNALAKIYIDSNNNPERFLRENPFYDSRVVGKYCEKRDPHLACVAYERGQCDQELINVCNENSLFKSLSRYLVRRKDPELWASVLLETNPFRRPLIDQVVQTALSETQDPEEVSVTVKAFMTADLPNELIELLEKIVLDNSVFSEHRNLQNLLILTAIKADRTRVMEYISRLDNYDAPDIANIAISNELFEEAFAIFKKFDVNTSAVQVLIEHIGNLDRAYEFAERCNEPAVWSQLAKAQLQQGLVKEAIDSYIKADDPSAYMEVVQAADKSGNWEDLVKFLQMARKKARESYVETELIFALAKTNRLAELEEFINGPNNAHIQQVGDRCYDEKMYDAAKLLYNNVSNFGRLASTLVHLGEYQAAVDGARKANSTRTWKEVCFACVDGKEFRLAQMCGLHIVVHADELEELINYYQDRGYFEELITMLEAALGLERAHMGMFTELAILYSKFKPQKMREHLELFWSRVNIPKVLRAAEQAHLWAELVFLYDKYEEFDNAIITMMNHPSDAWKEGQFKDIITKVANVELYYKATQFYLEFKPLLLNDLLIVLSPRLDHSRAVNFFSKVKQLPLVKPYLRSVQSHNNKSVNEALNNLFIIEEDYQALRTSIDAYDNFDNISLAQRLEKHELIEFRRIAAYLFKGNNRWKQSVELCKKDKLYKDAMQYASESKDTELAEELLSWFLMENKRECFAACLFTCYDLLRPDVVLETAWRHNIMDFSMPYFIQVMREYLSKVDNLETSESVRKEEEQATETQPIVYGTPQLMLTAGPTVPVPPQQAYGYGYQAPAGYVQPAAQPGFGYSM, encoded by the exons CTCCAAAACTTAGGGATCAATCCAGCCAACATCGGCTTCAGCACACTCACGATGGAGTCGGACAAGTTTATCTGTGTGCGGGAGAAGGTGGGCGAGCAGTCTCAGGTGGTGATCATTGACATGGCCGACCCAAATACACCTATCCGCAGGCCCATCTCAGCTGACAGCGCCATCATGAATCCAGCCAGCAAGGTCATTGCGCTCAAAG CCTCCAAAACCCTTCAGATTTTCAACATTGAGATGAAGAGCAAGATGAAGGCACACACCATGACGGACGATGTTACCTTCTGGAAGTGGATCTCCCTTAACACAGTTGCACTTGTGACTGACACTGCCGTCTACCACTGGAGCATGGAGGGTGACTCGCAGCCTGTGAAAGTCTTTGACCGCCACTCCAGCCTGGCAGGCTGCCAGATCATCAACTACCGCACTGACGCTAAGCAGAAATGGCTCCTGCTCATCGGCATCTCAGCCCAG CAAAATCGGGTGGTGGGAGCCATGCAGCTCTACTCTGTTGACAGGAAAGTGTCTCAGCCCATCGAAGGCCATGCAGCCAGCTTTGCTCAGTTCAAGATGGAGGGAAATTCGGAGGAGTCTACTTTGTTCTGCTTTGCTGTCAGAGGCCAAGCTGGAGGAAAG ttGCATATCATAGAAGTGGGAACTCCACCAACGGCCAACCAGCCATTTCCAAAGAAAGCAGTGGATGTGTTCTTTCCTCCAGAAGCCCAGAATGACTTCCCTGTGGCCATGCAG ATAAGCTCCAAGCAAGATGTGGTTTTCCTTATTACCAAATATGGCTACATCCACTTGTATGACTTGGAGACCGGCACCTGCATCTACATGAACCGCATCAGTGGAGAGACCATCTTTGTCACCGCTCCACATGAGGCCACCTCTGGTATCATTGGCGTGAACAGGAAAGGACAG GTGCTGTCCGTGTGTGTGgaagaggagaacatcatcCCCTACATCACCAACGTCTTGCAGAATCCAGACCTGGCTCTCCGCCTAGCTGTCCGCAACAACCTCGCCGGCGCTGAAGAGCTCTTTGCGCGCAAGTTCAACAACCTTTTTGCTGCTGCCAACTTCTCTGAGGCTGCCAAAGTAGCTGCCAATGCACCAAAG GGTATCCTTCGTACCCCAGACACCATCCGTCGCTTCCAGAGTGTTCCAACCCAGCCAGGCCAGACCTCCCCCTTGCTCCAGTACTTTGGTATCCTGTTGGACCAGGGCCAACTCAACAAGTTTGAGTCCCTGGAGCTCTGCAGGCCCGTCCTGCAGCAGGGGCGAAAGCAACTTCTGGAGAAGTGGCTGAAGGAAGACAAG TTGGAGTGCTCAGAGGAACTTGGTGACCTGGTGAAGGCAGTGGATCCTACCTTGGCTCTCAGTGTCTACCTGAGGGCCAACGTCCCAAACAAAGTCATTCAGTGTTTTGCAGAGACTGGTCAGTTCCCCAAGATCGTCCTGTACGCCAAGAAG GTGGGCTACACTCCAGACTGGATCTTTCTGCTGAGGAATGTTATGAGGATCAACCCAGAACAAGGACTGCAGTTTGCCCAGATGCTTGTTCAGGATGAAGAGCCGCTGGCTGACATCACACAG ATCGTGGATGTGTTCATGGAGTACAACCTGATCCAGCAGTGCACGTCATTCCTCCTGGACGCGTTGAAGAACAACAGACCCTCAGAAGGACCACTGCAGACTCGGCTGCTGGAGATGAACCTCATGCATGCTCCACAG GTTGCTGATGCTATCCTAGGTAACCAAATGTTCACCAACTACGATCGTCCCCACATCGCCCAGCTGTGTGAGAAGGCTGGACTCCTGCAAAGGGCGCTGGAGCACTACACTGACCTGTACGACATCAAGCGCGCtgttgtgcacacacacctgctcaacCCAGAG TGGCTGGTGAACTTCTTTGGCTCCCTGTCAGTCGAAGACTCTCTGGAGTGCCTCAGGGCCATGTTGTCAGCCAACATCCGCCAGAACCTGCAGATCTGTGTCCAGGTGGCTTCCAAGTACCACGAGCAGCTCAGCACACAGTCTCtcactgagctctttgagtCATTCAAGAGCTTTGAAG gtTTGTTCTACTTCCTGGGCTCTATTGTGAACTTCAGTCAGGACCCTGAAGTTCACTTCAAATACATCCAGGCCGCTTGCAAGACAGGCCAGATAAAAGAGGTGGAGAGGATCTGTCGAGAGAGCAACTGCTACGACCCAGAGCGCGTCAAAAACTtcctcaag GAAGCCAAACTCACCGACCAGCTGCCGCTCATCATCGTTTGTGACCGTTTCGACTTTGTCCATGACCTGGTCCTCTACCTGTATCGCAACAACCTGCAGAAGTACATTGAGATCTATGTTCAGAAG GTGAACCCTAGCCGTCTGCCTGTTGTGGTTGGTGGTCTGTTGGACGTGGACTGCTCCGAGGACGTCATTAAGAGTCTGATCCTGGTCGTCAGGGGACAGTTTTCCACTGATGAACTGGTCGCTGAGGTTGAAAAGAGAAACAG actgaagctgctgctgccatgGCTGGAGTCTCGTATCCATGAAGGCTGCGAAGAGCCAGCCACCCACAATGCCCTAGCCAAGATCTACATCGACAGCAACAACAACCCAGAACGCTTCCTGCGGGAAAACCCGTTCTATGACAGCCGTGTGGTGGGAAAGTACTGCGAGAAGAGAGACCCCCACCTGGCCTGTGTGGCCTATGAGAGAGGACAATGTGACCAGGAGCTGATCAAT GTGTGCAATGAGAACTCCCTGTTCAAGAGCCTTTCTCGCTATTTGGTCCGTCGCAAAGATCCCGAGCTGTGGGCTAGCGTGCTGCTCGAGACCAACCCCTTCAGAAGACCACTCATTGACCAA GTTGTGCAAACAGCACTGTCAGAAACCCAGGACCCAGAGGAGGTGTCAGTCACAGTCAAGGCCTTCATGACCGCAGATTTACCGAATGAGCTCATTGAGCTGCTGGAGAAGATTGTATTGGACAACTCCGTCTTCAGTGAACACAG AAATCTGCAGAATCTGCTGATCCTGACTGCTATCAAAGCTGACCGCACTCGTGTGATGGAGTACATCAGCAGGCTAGACAACTATGACGCTCCTGATATCGCAAACATCGCCATCAGCAACGAGCTCTTTGAGGAGGCCTTTGCCATTTTCAAGAAGTTTGACGTCAACACCTCTGCTGTGCAG GTGCTGATCGAGCATATTGGCAACCTGGACCGGGCCTATGAGTTTGCAGAACGCTGCAATGAGCCAGCTGTGTGGAGCCAGCTGGCTAAGGCTCAGCTACAGCAAGGCCTCGTTAAGGAGGCCATCGACTCCTACATCAAAGCTGATGACCCCTCTGCGTACATGGAGGTGGTGCAGGCTGCTGACAAAAGTG GTAACTGGGAGGACTTGGTCAAATTCCTTCAGATGGCTCGTAAGAAGGCCCGTGAGTCCTACGTTGAAACAGAACTCATCTTTGCTTTGGCCAAAACCAATCGCCTGGCAGAGCTGGAAGAGTTTATTAATGGACCCAACAATGCTCACATCCAGCAG GTCGGTGATCGCTGCTATGATGAGAAAATGTACGATGCCGCAAAGCTGCTGTACAACAATGTGTCCAACTTTGGCCGTTTGGCTTCGACCCTCGTGCACCTTGGGGAGTACCAGGCTGCAGTGGACGGCGCCCGTAAGGCCAACAGCACCCGCACCTGGAAAGAGGTGTGCTTCGCCTGCGTGGATGGAAAGGAGTTCAGACTGGCCCAGATGTGTGGTCTCCACATTGTTGTTCACgctgatgagctggaggagctgatcaACTACTATCAA GACCGCGGTTACTTTGAGGAGCTGATCACAATGCTGGAAGCTGCCCTGGGCCTGGAGCGCGCTCACATGGGAATGTTCACAGAGCTGGCCATCCTCTACTCCAAGTTCAAGCCCCAGAAGATGAGAGAGCATCTGGAGCTCTTTTGGTCCAGAGTTAACATTCCAAAGGTGctgagagcagcagagcaggcGCACCTGTGGGCCGAGCTGGTCTTCCTCTACGACAAGTATGAGGAGTTCGATAACGCCATCATCACCATGATGAACCACCCATCAGACGCCTGGAAGGAGGGACAGTTCAAAGACATCATCACAAAG GTGGCCAACGTGGAGCTGTACTACAAAGCCACCCAGTTCTATCTGGAGTTTAAGCCCTTGTTACTGAATGATTTGCTCATAGTGCTTTCTCCCAGACTGGACCACTCCCGTGCTGTCAACTTCTTCAGCAAG GTGAAACAGCTGCCTCTGGTCAAACCATACCTGCGGTCAGTACAGAGccacaacaacaaatcagtcAATGAAGCACTTAACAATCTCTTCATCATCGAGGAGGACTATCAG GCTCTGAGAACATCAATAGATGCCTACGACAACTTTGACAACATCTCGCTGGCCCAGCGCTTGGAGAAGCACGAGCTGATTGAGTTCAGGCGAATCGCCGCCTACCTCTTCAAGGGTAACAACCGCTGGAAACAGAGTGTGGAACTCTGCAAGAAGGATAAACTCTATAAG GATGCCATGCAGTATGCATCAGAGTCCAAGGACACAGAGctggcagaggagctgctgtcctGGTTCCTCATGGAGAACAAGAGGGAGTGTTTCGCCGCCTGCCTGTTTACCTGCTATGACCTGCTGCGGCCTGACGTGGTTCTGGAGACCGCCTGGAGGCACAACATCATGGACTTTTCTATGCCATACTTCATTCAGGTCATGAGGGAATACCTCAGCAAG GTAGATAATCTAGAAACCTCAGAGTCCgtaaggaaagaggaggagcaggcaaCAGAGACGCAACCCATCGTCTACG GCACACCACAGCTGATGCTGACGGCGGGTCCCACCGTACCTGTGCCCCCTCAGCAAGCCTACGGCTACGGCTACCAGGCACCTGCAGGATACGTTCAGCCGGCCGCTCAGCCTGGCTTTGGCTACAGCATGTAA